The Acidimicrobiia bacterium sequence CACGAGCGCGCCGAGGGTCGAGCCGATGAGGATGGCGAGGCCGAACCCTTCGACGGCGCGGCCGAGCGTCGTCCCCGCCGCGTCCATGAGGTCGCCGAAGTTCGAGTAGAGCGTGTGGAACACCTTGCCGGGCCCGGGCAGCAGGTACTCCGGGCGCCAGCCGGTCCAGACCACGCCCTGCCAGAAGGCCAGGAAGATCGCGACGGCGAGGGCCTTCGGCCACAGGTGCGACCACAGGCGGGCGGCCCGGCCGCGCGCGGGCCGGAGCTCGAGCTCCAGCGCGTCGAGCCCGGACAGCTGGGCGTCGATCCCCGTCGCGTCGTCCCGGCGCGGGGAGTCAGTCGTGGCCATGTCGGCTCACCTCCTGGCGCATCTGGTCGGTGATCGTGGCCGCGAGCGACGCCACCGACGCCGAGTCGATCCGGCGGGGGCGCTCGATGGCGACGGGGAACTCGGCGATCACCCGACCCGGGCGGCTCGAGAGCAGGACGACGCGGTCACCGAGACGCACCGCCTCCCGCACGTTGTGGGTGACGAAGAGCACGCTCATCCCGCGGTCGCGCCAGATCCGCTCGACCTCGTCGTGCAGCGCGTCGCGCGTCATGGCGTCGAGCGCCCCGAACGGCTCGTCCATCAACAGGACGTCGGTCTGCTGGCCGAGGGCGCGCGCGAGCGCGATCCGCTGGCGCATGCCGCCGGACAGCTCGTGCGGTCGCTGGCTCGCGAACTCGCGCAGGCGCACCAGCTCGAGGAGCTCCTGAACCCGGTCCCGCCGCTCGGCGCGGCCCATCCCGCCGAGGCGCAGCGGCAGCTCGATGTTGCGGGCGCAGGTCAGCCACGGGAACAGCGCCGGGTCCTGGAACATGAGGCTGGCTCGCCCCTCGACCTGGACCCGGCCGGAGCTCGGCCGGTCGAGGCCAGCCACGAGGTTCAACAGCGTGCTCTTGCCGCACCCGGAGGCGCCGAGCACGCAGACGAACTGGCCCGGTTCGACATCGAGGCTCAGCCGGTCGAGGGCGTGCACGGCCCGGGACGCCTCGCCGAACAGCTTCGTGACCGCTTCGACGCGGACCGACCCGACCCGTGACGGCGCACCGACGACGTCGGTTGACGACGGTGCCGCCCGGCGCCGGGCCCAGACGCTCACGGTCACGACGTCGACACCGCGGGCTTGCCTCTCGCCCGCAGCACCCGGTTCAGGATGCGCACGTCGAAGATGCCGTTCACCCTCGCGGCGGCGAGCAGCCCGAGCTGATGAGCCTCCTGGGCCTGGGTCCGCAGCGACGAGCCGATCGGGTCGTTCGTGAAGGTGATCGCGGCGAACGACGCCGTGATGAGGGTCGCCCGCAAGGACTGGCCCGTGGCCGCCTGGATCCCCTGCGCGACCAGCTGCTCGGCGCGCGTCGGATCGCTCTGGACGAGGCCGACGGCGTCGACCTGGCCCTCGAGGAGCGCCTGGATGACGTCGGCGTGGGCCTTCAGGTAGTCGGTGCGGACGACGAGCTCGGTGGTGGCGAAGCGCCCCTGCGGCCACAGCGCTCGCTCGTCGACGAGCACCTTGCCCCCGCCGTCGGTGACCAGGCGCGTCGCCCAGGGTTCGGGCACCCACGCCCCGTCGATCTGGTGCTGCTCGAAGGCCTGCAGCGTCACCGCGTTGTCCTCGGGCCGGATCGACACGTCGCCACCGCCGTTCACCGAGGTCTTGAGGCCGTGCTGCTTCAGCCAGGTGCGGAGCGCCACGTCCTGGGTGTTGCCGAGCTGGGGTGACGCCACGACCTTGCCCTTGAGGTCCGCGGCCTTGGTGATGCCCGGCCGCACGACGAGGAAGGCGCCTCCCGACGCCGCGCCGGCGACGATGCGCACCGCGCCGTGCGACTGGATGAAGGCGTTGATCGCGGGGTTGGGCCCGACGTAGCTGGCGTCGATCGAGTTCGAGAGCAGCGCTTCGACCGCGGCGGGGCCGGCGCTGAACGTCGACAGCTTCAGGGTCACGCTCGGCCCGAGGGCGGCCTTGAAGAGCCCGCCTTGAACGCCGACGAGGGGCGTGGCGTGGGTGACGTTCGGGAAGTAGCCGAGCCGCAGGGTGCCGGATCCTGCTGGCGCCGCCGACGCCGCCGACCCGGCCGCGGTCGTCGCCCCGATCGCCGCGGCCGCCATCGCGAGCGCCACCGCCGTTCGCAGGACCCGCCGGCTCGTGCCCATGCCTCGCCTCCACCCGGCTCGCCTTTCCTGGCATTCCCGGGAAAGTTGATTAATAAGGGTGGGAAACTAAAGTATGAGGGGTGGACGGGTCAAGCGGGCCCGGGCCCCAGATCCTCGGGGGATCGCCATGTGGATCAACCGGCGCACCGACTACGCCACCCGGGCCGTGCTGGCCCTGGCCCTGGCCGACGACGGCCGGCCCCACAAGCTCCAGGAGCTCGCCGAGGCGACGAGCACGCCGCTCACCGTCCTCGAGCAGCTCCTCCCCCAGCTGCGGGCGGCGGGGATCGTGCGCTCCGAGCGCGGGCCCGCCGGCGGCTACCGGCTCAACCACCCCCCGGCCGAGATCACCCTCGGCCGCGTGGTCCGGCTGATCCAGGGGCCGCTGGCCCCGATCGCCTGCGCCACCCGCCACGACGCCGAGCCGTGCCCGATGGAGCTCGGCTGCAGCCTCCAGGCAACCTGGTCGGCGGTCCGGGACGCCACCATCGCCATCCTGGACGCCACGACCTTCGCCGACCTCGCCGCCCAGGCGGGTGGGCGCTGGGAGCCGCCGCCGGTGACGGTCGAGGTCACCGTGCCCGCCGGGGCCGGCCGCCGTCACCAGCCGACGGGCTGAGCGCACCGGGGCGACGCCGGGCGCCACCCGGCGGCAGCCCGGTCGGCCCGAGCGGCCCCTCGGGTACCGTTCTCGCCCGCATGGAGCTGGAGTTCACCCCCGAGCAGGAGGAGCTGCGCGCCGGCGTGCGCGCCCTGCTCGACCGGGAGTGCCCGATGAGCCTGGTGCGCGCCGTCGTCGAGGACGGCGCCGTCCCCGACGCCCTCTGGAAGCACATGGTCGAGCTCGGGTGGCCGGCGCTCACGGTCCCGGAGCCCCTCGGCGGTCTCGGCCTCGGCCCCGTCGAGCTCGCCGTCGTCGTCGAGGAGCTCGGGCGAGCCGTGGCGCCCGGCCCCTTCGTCCCGACGGTGTGCCAGTTCGCGCCCGCCGTCCGCGAAGCGGGTGACGCCGCGGCGCGGGAGCGCTTCCTGCCGCGAGTCGCCGACGGGTCGTTGACCGGTGCGCTGGCGGTCGCCGAACCCGGCCGGCCCGCCGACCCGGCGGCGGTGCTCGCGATCGCGACCCGAGACGGTGACGGCTGGGCGCTGTCGGGGACCAAGACCGCGGTCCTCGGCGGCGACCGCGCCGACGAGATCGTCGTCGTCGCACGCACCCCCGACACCGACGGCGACGACGGCATCCTCGCCCTCGTCGCCCCGCGCGCGGCGCTGGAGGTCACGCCCTGGCGGGCCCTCGACCCGACCCGCGGGCTCGTGACCATCCGACTCGACGGCGTGCACCTGGACCAGGACCGGCTCCTCGGCGAGCCGGGCCCCGACACCGCCGCCCGGCTCCGTCGCGCCATCGAGGAGGCCACCGCCGCCCTCGCCGTCGAGATCGTGGGGACCTGCCAGACCATCTTCGACGTCACCCTCGAGTACGCCAAGCAGCGCGAGCAGTTCGGCGTGCCGATCGGCTCGTTCCAGGCAATCAAGCACAAGTTCGCCGACATGCTGATCGCGCTCGAGCGGGCGCGCGCGACGTCGTACTTCGCTGCGCTCAGCCAGGCCGAGGACGACCCGAGCCGGGCCATCGCCACCGCGACCGCCAAGGCCGCGGCCGGGGACTGCCAACGTCGCCTGGCCAAAGAGGGGATCCAGATCCACGGCGGCATCGGATACACCTGGGCGCACGACATGCACCTCTACGTGCGCCGGGTGAAGACCGACGCCCAGCTGCTCGGCACCACCCACGAGCACCGGGCGCGGATCGCCACGCTGCTCGGCCTCTAACGCGACCGCCGCCCGGCACGAGCCGGGCGGCTGTCGTCACCCTGCACCGCCTAGGAGGTCAGAAGATGATCTCCCACAGCGCGTACCAGACGACCACGAGCACCACGCCCGTGCCGATGGCGCGCCAGTGGTTCTCGTAGATCCAGTTCGTGAGGTTGCCGGCGGCGCGCCCCCCGATGATGCCGAGGGCGTTCAGCTCGAACGCGGCCCAGATGACCGCGGTGATGATGAAGTAGACGGCGCGGTCACCGCTGTGCGTCACGTCGTAGAGGTTGCCGTTGAAGAAGTGCGCGGTGCCGATCATGAAGAAGAGCATCGGGAGCGAGAAGATCGTGTTCTGGCGCGATGCCAGCGCGGCCCGGCGGCCGGCGTCGGCGGCGGTCGGGTCGGCCTGCCCGCCCGCTTGCACGTTGCGGGCGTTGGCGATGACCGTCTTCTGGTTCGGCCAGATCACGAGCCACACGTTCAGGAACATCGTGACGCCCAGCAGGATGCCGGTCGCGATGCTGATCCCGCTCGAGCTCTTCCAGTAGTCACCGTTGACGAGCTCGGTCTTCAGCTTGCCGCCGCTGCTGAGGGACCGCTGGTCGACCAGCAGCAGGATGCCGAAGCCGAGGGTCGCGGCCGCCGCCCAGCGGAACCACCACAGGGCCCGAGAGGCGAGCTTGTCGATGGCGTTGTTGCGGGCGCTGCCCTCCATCTGCGCGAAGGACGGAACCTGCACGAAGTTGAAGTAGTAGAGCAGGCCGATCCAGACGATCCCTACCAGGACGTGGGCCCAGCGGAGCAGGAACTGCAGTCCCGGCTCGCGATGGAAGATTTGTATGGCCTCCAACATGGTGTGGGCCCCCCTTCACCGTGGTCTGAGGTCGGCGGCAACGTAGCACCGAAGCGCCGCGAAAGGGTGTTTCCCGGTTCGACGAACGTCGCGACGTGCGCTCGGCTCAGAGGTCGGGAGTCTGCGGGTCGGTCGGCGTCGCCCCGGCGAGCGGCTCGCGCCGAGCGACCACCATCGCCGAGAAGTCGGCGGACGCGATGAGGTCGTCGAGCGGGTCGAGGACGCGGACCTCGACCACGATCAGCATGTGGCCGGACCGCACGACGTGGGCCTCGGCGCGAACCGGGCCGGCCTTCGGACGGCCGAGGTACCGGACGTGCAAGTCCGCGGTCACGAGACTCTCCCGCAACGGGTCGAAGCCGGAGGCCCGGCCCGCGCACGATCCGGCGGCGACGTCGACGAGGGTGGCGATGGCACCGCCGTGGAGGTTGCCGGACCCGTTGAACGCGGGTGGCGCCACCGGCATCTCGACGACGACCGTGCCGTCGGGTGCCGGTGTCTCGCGGAACTCGAAGCCGAGAAACGCGTGCAGCGGGGTGTTCGTGAACGCGGCGAGCAGCGCCGCCCGCGTATCCGCGTCCGGGCCGTCCACGTCAGGTCACCCGGGCGGCGCTCTCGACGCCGAGCCGCACCAGCTGCAGGTCCTCGCCGTCGACGTCGAGCTCCGTGACCGAGCAGTGGGCGGGCGAGCAGCACCACACCCGATCGTCGCCGGTCGCCTCGCCGACCGCCACGTTGATGGCCACGAAGTGCGTGACGACGGTGGCGTCGCGCCCGATAGCCGCGAGCGCCTCGAGCACGCCCCGTCGCCAGCGCCGCAGGTCGTCGTCGACGTCCGGCCACCGGCGGCCGAACGTCTCGCGAAGCCAGCGCGCCCGGTCCCCGCGTCGCCCGGGCGGGGTCGGAACCTCGCCCACGTCGGGATCGACCCGCGCTCGAGCACCGGCCCCTGCCACCGCGGCTGCGGTCTCCGCCGCCCGGGCGAGGGGTGACGACACGACGGTCCGCCGCGCCGCTGCGGGCAGGCGCGCCGCCAGGTCGGCCGCCTCCTGGCGCCCGAGGCTCGACAGGCCCGGGTCGTCGTGCTCCTGCCACGACGCCGACGGTTCCGCGTGACGCACGAGGAGGAGCCGGGTCATGGAGACGCAACGTACTCGCACCCCTGGAGGACCCAATGACCCGCGTCGCTCGCCGCGTGCTCGCCCTCGTGTCCATCGTCGGCGGTGGACTGATCGGAGCTGCCCCCACCGCGACCGCCGAGCGTCCGAGCCCGCCACCGGGCGCGCCGCCCACGGCGACGGTGCCGAGCCCGACACCCCCGTCGAGTCCCGACACGGTGCCGGTCCGGACCGGCCGCGCCGAACCGCCGACCGCCGGCCCTGGGAGCTCCCCGACCGCCCCGCCGGCAGACGCCATCGGATCGGGGTCGGCCGCGGTCCGCACCGGACGGGCCGCACCGCCGGCACCACCCGCGCCGCCGGCACCACCGCCGACCGCACCACCGCCGACCGCACTCCCGCCGAGCGACGCCGCCACCCCGCCACGGGCCCCGGCCGGCCCGAGCGGACGGGCCCCCAGCCGGGGCACGGCGCCACCGACCGACGGGCACGGGCCACCGACCGACGGGCACGGGCCACCGAGCTCGACGCCCGCGCCGGCATCGAGCACGGCGCCGGCGTCGCCCGCGCCGGGCGCGCCCGCAGCCGGGACCCCGCCTCCGCTCGGGCCGAGCACCTACACCGTCGCCGTCGGCGACAGCCTCTGGAGCATCGCCACGGCCGAGGTCGCGCGCGCCACGGGCCGGAAGCCGGGGTCGGTGGCACCGCCCGAGGTGACCGGCTACTGGCAGCAGGTCTGCGCCGTCAACCGGGGCCGCCTCCGCTCCGGCGACCTCAACCTCATCTACCCCGGCGAGCAGGTCGAGCTGCCCCCGGTCGCCCCGTAGCGGCGCCGCGCTTGACCAGCCCCGCCGCGCTGAGGAACATGCGGCGTGATTCGGTGGGGGGCGGTCCTGGCCGCGGCCGCGGTGGTCGTCGCGACCGCCGCGCCCGCGGCGGCGGCGCGCCCGCACTCGACGGGCGGCGGGACGTACGTGTACTGGGACCAGAACGAGGAAGAGCAGGTGCTCACGCCCTCGGGCCACGTCGGGCTCCTGGTGCCGCCGTACGACCCGAACGGCCAGATGTGCATCTTCCCCGACCGGTCCGGCCGCTTCGTGACCGGCTACAACCCGACGCTCCCGGGCCAGCACAACCCGGGCAGCCGGAAGCCGATCATGAACCCGCCCGTCGGTGAGGCGGTGTGGGACCGGCACGGCCGCTTCACCGGCCGGACGATCGCGGTGCCGGGCCCGTACGCGAACCCGGGCTCGAAGGTCGGTGGCGACATCCCGCCGGACCAAGCCGCGGCGCGGGCCTTCAACAACAACGGGACGTACACGGGCTGCACGTTCGATCGGGGCGGCAACCTGCTCGCCGCCGACCTCGGCACCGCACAGGGCGCGGTCCCGGTGCCCGACAACGGTCGGCTCATCGAGTGGTTCGCGCCCCGGTACACCGACTACTGCATCCTGGTCGGCCCCACCCAAGG is a genomic window containing:
- a CDS encoding ABC transporter ATP-binding protein; translation: MFGEASRAVHALDRLSLDVEPGQFVCVLGASGCGKSTLLNLVAGLDRPSSGRVQVEGRASLMFQDPALFPWLTCARNIELPLRLGGMGRAERRDRVQELLELVRLREFASQRPHELSGGMRQRIALARALGQQTDVLLMDEPFGALDAMTRDALHDEVERIWRDRGMSVLFVTHNVREAVRLGDRVVLLSSRPGRVIAEFPVAIERPRRIDSASVASLAATITDQMRQEVSRHGHD
- a CDS encoding ABC transporter substrate-binding protein, with product MGTSRRVLRTAVALAMAAAAIGATTAAGSAASAAPAGSGTLRLGYFPNVTHATPLVGVQGGLFKAALGPSVTLKLSTFSAGPAAVEALLSNSIDASYVGPNPAINAFIQSHGAVRIVAGAASGGAFLVVRPGITKAADLKGKVVASPQLGNTQDVALRTWLKQHGLKTSVNGGGDVSIRPEDNAVTLQAFEQHQIDGAWVPEPWATRLVTDGGGKVLVDERALWPQGRFATTELVVRTDYLKAHADVIQALLEGQVDAVGLVQSDPTRAEQLVAQGIQAATGQSLRATLITASFAAITFTNDPIGSSLRTQAQEAHQLGLLAAARVNGIFDVRILNRVLRARGKPAVSTS
- a CDS encoding Rrf2 family transcriptional regulator → MWINRRTDYATRAVLALALADDGRPHKLQELAEATSTPLTVLEQLLPQLRAAGIVRSERGPAGGYRLNHPPAEITLGRVVRLIQGPLAPIACATRHDAEPCPMELGCSLQATWSAVRDATIAILDATTFADLAAQAGGRWEPPPVTVEVTVPAGAGRRHQPTG
- a CDS encoding acyl-CoA dehydrogenase family protein, whose product is MELEFTPEQEELRAGVRALLDRECPMSLVRAVVEDGAVPDALWKHMVELGWPALTVPEPLGGLGLGPVELAVVVEELGRAVAPGPFVPTVCQFAPAVREAGDAAARERFLPRVADGSLTGALAVAEPGRPADPAAVLAIATRDGDGWALSGTKTAVLGGDRADEIVVVARTPDTDGDDGILALVAPRAALEVTPWRALDPTRGLVTIRLDGVHLDQDRLLGEPGPDTAARLRRAIEEATAALAVEIVGTCQTIFDVTLEYAKQREQFGVPIGSFQAIKHKFADMLIALERARATSYFAALSQAEDDPSRAIATATAKAAAGDCQRRLAKEGIQIHGGIGYTWAHDMHLYVRRVKTDAQLLGTTHEHRARIATLLGL
- a CDS encoding urate hydroxylase PuuD; this translates as MLEAIQIFHREPGLQFLLRWAHVLVGIVWIGLLYYFNFVQVPSFAQMEGSARNNAIDKLASRALWWFRWAAAATLGFGILLLVDQRSLSSGGKLKTELVNGDYWKSSSGISIATGILLGVTMFLNVWLVIWPNQKTVIANARNVQAGGQADPTAADAGRRAALASRQNTIFSLPMLFFMIGTAHFFNGNLYDVTHSGDRAVYFIITAVIWAAFELNALGIIGGRAAGNLTNWIYENHWRAIGTGVVLVVVWYALWEIIF
- a CDS encoding PaaI family thioesterase, which translates into the protein MDGPDADTRAALLAAFTNTPLHAFLGFEFRETPAPDGTVVVEMPVAPPAFNGSGNLHGGAIATLVDVAAGSCAGRASGFDPLRESLVTADLHVRYLGRPKAGPVRAEAHVVRSGHMLIVVEVRVLDPLDDLIASADFSAMVVARREPLAGATPTDPQTPDL
- a CDS encoding histidine phosphatase family protein, coding for MTRLLLVRHAEPSASWQEHDDPGLSSLGRQEAADLAARLPAAARRTVVSSPLARAAETAAAVAGAGARARVDPDVGEVPTPPGRRGDRARWLRETFGRRWPDVDDDLRRWRRGVLEALAAIGRDATVVTHFVAINVAVGEATGDDRVWCCSPAHCSVTELDVDGEDLQLVRLGVESAARVT